A region from the Dehalococcoides mccartyi CG5 genome encodes:
- a CDS encoding deoxyuridine 5'-triphosphate nucleotidohydrolase gives MSALAKEEILRLIKSAKPLLEDYPDLENQLQPNGFDLSLKQVRSLEGEGVLPTDNARRRLPVNNPLEFDHNNQIKLMPGIYSVVYNEVVNIPKDVMALATPRSSLLRSGCTVNTAVWDAGYSGRSESLLVVYNPAGLILERNTRLIQLVFFKLNAETGGYCGIYQNENKN, from the coding sequence ATGTCGGCTCTAGCCAAAGAAGAAATACTCCGCCTCATAAAGTCAGCTAAACCCCTGCTGGAAGATTACCCTGATCTGGAAAACCAGCTTCAGCCAAACGGGTTTGATTTGAGTTTGAAACAGGTACGCAGTCTGGAAGGCGAAGGTGTTTTGCCCACCGACAATGCCCGCCGTAGACTGCCTGTAAATAACCCGCTTGAGTTTGACCATAATAACCAGATAAAACTGATGCCGGGTATTTACTCTGTAGTCTACAACGAGGTAGTCAATATCCCCAAAGATGTAATGGCACTGGCCACCCCACGCTCATCACTTTTACGCAGCGGCTGTACTGTCAATACTGCCGTCTGGGATGCAGGCTACTCCGGCCGAAGCGAGTCTTTGCTGGTAGTTTATAATCCGGCCGGGCTGATACTGGAACGAAACACCCGCCTGATTCAGCTGGTATTTTTCAAGCTTAATGCCGAAACCGGCGGTTACTGCGGCATTTATCAAAACGAAAACAAAAACTAA
- a CDS encoding zinc-ribbon domain containing protein has product MAQDKTLVCRDCGNEFIFTAGEQEFYASRGLKNEPKRCPTCRSARRSENRAEGGERRTYEVVCAACGVQTTVPFEPTEGRPVYCKDCYAKTKESE; this is encoded by the coding sequence ATGGCACAGGACAAAACTTTGGTCTGTCGTGATTGCGGCAATGAGTTCATTTTTACCGCCGGTGAGCAGGAATTTTATGCTTCCCGCGGTCTGAAAAATGAACCCAAACGCTGTCCTACATGTCGTTCCGCTCGCCGCTCTGAAAACAGGGCAGAAGGTGGCGAAAGAAGGACATATGAAGTAGTGTGTGCCGCGTGTGGCGTTCAGACAACCGTTCCCTTTGAGCCTACTGAGGGCCGCCCGGTTTATTGCAAGGACTGTTACGCTAAAACAAAAGAAAGCGAATAG
- a CDS encoding amino acid ABC transporter ATP-binding protein: protein MNKKQTSAEQPIIKIENIQKHFGRVQALRGVSLEVKKGEVVVIIGPSGSGKSTLLRCINRLEEYDSGKITVDGITLDTTENINHVRREVGMVFQSFNLFSHLKVIDNITLAQCQVRKRTKEEAAENAADLLKKVGIPDKAHAFPLQLSGGQQQRVAIARALAMNPQIMLFDEPTSALDPEMIKEVLDVMTTLAKEGMTMVVVSHEMGFARAAADRVIFMDEGLIVESAPPNEFFTNPKHERTKLFLSKILHNS, encoded by the coding sequence ATGAACAAAAAACAAACTTCTGCAGAACAACCCATTATCAAGATTGAAAACATCCAAAAACATTTTGGGCGGGTTCAGGCCTTGCGCGGGGTAAGCCTTGAAGTAAAAAAAGGCGAAGTAGTGGTCATTATCGGCCCTTCGGGTTCGGGTAAATCTACCCTGTTACGCTGTATAAACCGCTTGGAAGAATATGATTCAGGCAAAATAACCGTAGACGGCATTACCCTTGACACCACCGAAAATATCAATCATGTCCGCCGTGAGGTAGGCATGGTTTTTCAGTCCTTCAACCTGTTTTCCCACCTGAAGGTTATTGACAACATAACTTTAGCTCAGTGCCAGGTGAGGAAACGTACCAAAGAGGAAGCCGCGGAGAATGCGGCAGACCTGTTAAAGAAGGTGGGCATACCGGACAAGGCTCATGCCTTTCCCCTTCAGCTATCAGGCGGCCAGCAGCAGCGGGTAGCCATAGCCAGAGCTCTGGCCATGAATCCCCAGATAATGCTTTTTGACGAGCCGACTTCCGCCCTTGACCCTGAAATGATAAAAGAGGTTCTGGACGTAATGACCACTCTGGCCAAAGAGGGTATGACTATGGTAGTGGTATCTCACGAAATGGGTTTTGCCCGAGCAGCGGCTGACAGGGTAATTTTCATGGACGAAGGCCTGATAGTGGAAAGTGCCCCCCCGAATGAATTTTTCACTAACCCCAAACATGAAAGAACCAAGCTCTTTCTGTCTAAAATCCTGCATAACTCCTAG
- a CDS encoding amino acid ABC transporter permease, giving the protein MAENKIKPPEKIALIPGAEPSNRMDPWWWLVAGVFALAGGLMLFQPDPFLDIFKYVWVGIGITVLVAVVSYFLMLILGLFGGLGRLSQNTLIRGIATFYVEIVRGIPLLVQLIWWYFAFPVIIQTIGQALNFGPMLNYQANPIVMAIWGMTFCYGAYMSEIYRAGIQSIPKGQMEAARSLGMSHTQAMRFIILPQALRVILPPMGNEFISLLKDTSLVSTVAVADMVRLGREFTATNFNPIEVWSMIALLYLILTLLSSRLINYIEKKTAFSR; this is encoded by the coding sequence ATGGCAGAAAACAAGATTAAGCCGCCTGAAAAAATAGCCCTCATACCAGGGGCTGAACCATCTAACCGGATGGATCCATGGTGGTGGTTGGTAGCCGGGGTTTTTGCTCTGGCGGGCGGTCTGATGCTGTTTCAGCCTGACCCTTTTCTGGATATTTTCAAGTACGTATGGGTAGGTATCGGGATTACGGTGCTGGTTGCCGTTGTATCTTATTTCCTGATGCTTATTTTGGGGTTATTCGGCGGTCTGGGGCGTTTATCTCAGAATACTTTAATCCGCGGCATAGCCACATTTTATGTTGAAATTGTACGCGGAATTCCCTTGCTGGTTCAGCTTATCTGGTGGTATTTTGCCTTCCCGGTAATAATCCAGACCATAGGGCAAGCCCTGAATTTCGGACCGATGCTGAACTATCAGGCCAACCCCATTGTGATGGCTATCTGGGGTATGACCTTCTGCTACGGCGCCTATATGAGCGAAATTTACCGGGCAGGCATCCAGAGTATTCCCAAAGGGCAAATGGAAGCGGCCCGCAGCCTTGGCATGAGTCATACTCAGGCAATGCGGTTTATAATACTGCCGCAGGCACTCAGGGTGATCTTGCCCCCCATGGGTAACGAATTTATCTCACTCCTAAAGGACACTTCACTGGTATCTACCGTAGCCGTAGCTGATATGGTAAGGCTGGGGCGTGAATTTACCGCTACCAATTTCAACCCCATTGAGGTTTGGAGTATGATTGCCCTGCTCTACCTGATACTTACGCTCCTGTCCAGCCGTCTGATAAACTACATAGAAAAGAAAACTGCGTTTTCAAGATAA
- a CDS encoding basic amino acid ABC transporter substrate-binding protein yields MKRLSTILMTLLLSSALLFSGCQSSTDDTDDSTATLQITVVTDATWAPFEYVNEQTHAIEGFDIDLMKAIAEKANLEVTFQNVAWDALLAGMATGQYKVAISSITILPDRLEKWLFSEPYFNAGQMVCVQKTNTTILSHDDLTGKRVAAQTGTTGFFEAQKIANATVKSYDEIGLAFQDLINGQIDAVICDNPVAIDYVNANPDKLKKVGTAFTDEYYGISVAKGQTEILARINLGLAAVIADGTLDQLIAKWNLNP; encoded by the coding sequence ATGAAGCGCTTAAGTACTATCCTTATGACTCTGCTCCTGTCCAGCGCATTGCTGTTCTCTGGCTGCCAAAGCTCTACTGATGACACTGACGACAGCACTGCCACACTACAGATTACCGTAGTAACCGATGCCACCTGGGCGCCCTTTGAGTATGTTAATGAACAAACTCATGCTATAGAGGGTTTTGATATAGACCTGATGAAAGCTATTGCCGAAAAGGCCAACCTGGAAGTCACCTTCCAGAATGTGGCTTGGGATGCCTTACTGGCAGGTATGGCTACCGGTCAGTATAAAGTAGCCATTTCCTCAATCACCATTCTCCCCGACCGTCTCGAAAAATGGCTCTTCTCTGAACCCTATTTTAACGCCGGCCAGATGGTCTGCGTACAGAAAACCAATACCACTATCCTGAGCCATGATGACCTGACCGGTAAAAGGGTTGCGGCCCAAACCGGCACTACCGGATTTTTTGAGGCCCAAAAAATAGCTAACGCTACTGTAAAATCATACGATGAAATTGGTTTGGCTTTCCAGGACCTTATCAACGGCCAGATTGACGCCGTTATTTGCGACAACCCGGTAGCCATAGATTATGTAAATGCTAACCCCGACAAACTCAAGAAGGTGGGTACTGCTTTCACTGACGAATACTACGGCATTTCCGTAGCTAAAGGCCAAACAGAAATCCTGGCCAGGATTAATCTGGGTCTGGCAGCCGTCATTGCAGACGGTACGCTTGACCAGCTTATAGCCAAGTGGAACTTGAATCCATAA